A genomic stretch from Xiphophorus maculatus strain JP 163 A chromosome 14, X_maculatus-5.0-male, whole genome shotgun sequence includes:
- the LOC102223231 gene encoding serine/arginine repetitive matrix protein 2-like isoform X3, with product MSSIPQGRGYNDTHRDTTSLAWLSICKQTEKDHNNPSSGCTDRSRSVSGEGVDNRKHPPGSGAAKSPEPGRSDQPKYTTESATEILSRFGLDKDDLGELNAYSEDQITPENLKYILMQISIKKKERAAEKSSESQPTIGLKSDLHKTPIKSNKVIDCGDFGSSVAKKETEKDSTDNSRGKSLVETHKPSEDRLQRCVLKGKSRESEISEQNKMVSPKHKPDETKLYKPLSPKQPDSTSKPSKAEQKSSNRKESKTRIKETTVAGQNKKSPEKKNPEVQTELKCGQQGQDKSVMQTKFKESSFKNDSSCAIVSSKQKPDEPKPCKPLPPKQPESTSKSSKPDKAEQKSSNSKESKTQIKETTVAGQYKKHPEKKIPEVQTELKRGQQGQDKPVIQTKFKGSSSKNEPSHAVISAKQKPGEPKPCKPLPPKQPESTSKSSNPGKAEQKSSNNKESRTRIKETTVAGQNKAELKRGQQGRDKPVIQTKFKGSSCKNEPSHAIIRDCKGISPESFPHYCSICNKESRNVHAWCSHMKTTEHREKCKTLYPDLFCEQQFPRIDSTWRRCQETGKHKSDSRHRNASRSRSQERRHRRGSSSRSPCRRNSFRSHSRSHGRTHRRGSSSRSPCRRNSFRSHSRSHGRTHRRGSSSRSPCRRNSFHSRSRSHGRTHRRGSSSRSPCRRNSFRSHSRSHGRRHRRGSSSRSPCRRNVSRSRSRSHGRRHRRGSSSRSPCRRNVSRSRSRSHGRRHRRGSSSRSRCRRNASRSRSRSHGRRHRRGSSSRSHSPYHQRRKSRSRSTSTSDSSSCEDRRDRCRSPSRSSYSYRKTHRSRSRSPRYEKSTSCLPSPGMPSERQLSPKISSKNPPSPSRSGEKQTSGETSVPQDENSAETLVKKLLQSSAVQSLSKQIDVESLVKTLTPVFLDEFNKLTSTPGSSEAPQTKSTASSPPNHEQEVGAETLRSADCSDRSGPVLEQSVNAAASGNLEEKEQEVTSTRKRGRPRKKPRKTPVRKSAGVKHESSEENREEEETKSLPGASLDSSSALLGDVKKETDAEAAEVLDQSVNAAAAGELEEMEEKEREVTSIRKGGRPRKKPRKTPVRKSARGKPENPEENREEDKSLPGASLDPSYSALLGDVKTEMDNETAEVLDQSVNAVAAGELEETEQTEQEVTSIIKRGRPRKKSRKTPVRKSAGGKRGNHEENREEETKSLPGASLDPSSSALLGDVKTETHNETAEAASDLEEMEDTEQEVASTKKRGRSGKKPRKAPVRKSAGGKRENPEENREEETKSLPGASLDPSSSALLGDVKTETHNETAEAGDLEEMEDTEQEVASTKKRGRSGKKPRKAPVRKSAGEKPENPEEETKSLPEMEAECPDRQNLDGRLEEEEEDEGRCRADGEGLEEETIPLVLDQSVNAAAAGNLEEMEDTEQEVTSSRKRGRPRKKPRKTPVRKSAGGKPENPEENREEDKSLPGASLDPSSSALLGDVKTESDDEAAEGPDKQNLDRRLEEEEEEDEEVACKKRRKSPCTAADFILPPFNTDISFGEEFTARKLGYYCSLCSVFYMLKSNEEDTHCCSRNHYDNLLKHWQMKEEESSPPPKRKTRSSR from the exons ATGTCTTCAATTCCACAGGGACGTGGCTACAATGATACTCACAGGGACACTACATCCTTGGCCTGGCTTTCAATATGCAAACAGACCGAAAAAGATCACAATAACCCATCTTCTGGCTGCACAGACAGAAGCAGAAGTGTTTCTGGTGAAGGTGTAGACAACAGGAAACATCCTCCAGGTTCAGGTGCTGCTAAATCTCCAGAACCAGGCAGATCGGATCAACCCAAGTACACAACAGAATCAGCTACCGAGATCCTCAGCAGGTTTGGACTCGACAAGGACGACTTGGGAGAGCTCAATGCTTACTCTGAGGATCAGATCACCCCTGAAAACCTGAAATACATCCTGATGCAGATTTCCATTAAGAAGAAGgaaagagctgcagagaaatcCTCTGAATCGCAGCCCACTATTGGTCTAAAGAGTGACTTGCATAAAACTCccataaagtcaaataaagttaTTGATTGCGGTGATTTTGGAAGTAGCGTTGCTAAAAAGGAGACTGAAAAAGATAGCACAGATAACAGTAGAGGTAAGTCACTGGTGGAAACTCACAAACCCAGTGAGGACCGGCTGCAAAGATGTGTGTTAAAGGGCAAAAGCAGAGAGTCTGAGATTAgtgagcaaaataaaatggtttcaCCCAAACATAAACCTGATGAGACTAAACTCTACAAACCTCTTTCTCCAAAGCAACCAGATTCCACATCCAAACCTAGTAAAGCAGAACAGAAGAGTTCCAACAGGAAGGAAAGCAAAACTCGAATAAAAGAAACAACGGTTGCTGGACAGAATAAGAAAAGTCCAGAGAAGAAGAACCCGGAGGTTCAGACTGAGCTGAAGTGTGGACAGCAAGGACAGGATAAGTCAGTGATGCAGACTAAATTTAAGGagtcatcttttaaaaatgattcttcATGCGCCATAGTTTCATCCAAACAGAAACCTGACGAGCCTAAACCCTGCAAACCTCTTCCTCCAAAGCAACCAGAGTCCACATCTAAATCCTCCAAACCTGATAAAGCAGAACAGAAGAGTTCCAACAGCAAGGAAAGCAAAACTCAGATAAAAGAAACAACGGTTGCTGGGCAGTATAAGAAACATCCAGAGAAGAAGATCCCTGAGGTTCAGACTGAGCTGAAACGTGGACAACAAGGACAGGATAAGCCAGTGATCCAGACTAAATTTAAAGGGTCATCTTCTAAAAATGAGCCTTCACACGCTGTAATTTCAGCCAAACAGAAACCTGGTGAGCCTAAACCCTGCAAACCTCTTCCTCCAAAGCAACCAGAGTCCACATCTAAATCCTCCAATCCTGGTAAAGCAGAACAGAAGAGTTCCAACAACAAGGAAAGTAGAACTCGGATAAAAGAAACAACGGTTGCTGGGCAGAATAAGGCTGAGCTGAAGCGCGGACAGCAAGGACGGGATAAGCCAGTGATCCAGACTAAATTTAAGGGGTCATCTTGTAAAAATGAGCCTTCACACGCCATAATTAGAGATTGTAAAGGTATCTCACCAGAATCCTTCCCACATTACTGTTCGATATGCAACAAGGAAAGTCGTAACGTACAT gctTGGTGTTCCCACATGAAGACCACTGAACATCGTGAGAAGTGCAAAACCCT ATACCCAGACTTGTTTTGTGAACAACAATTCCCCAG AATAGACTCAACATGGAGGCGGTGTCAGGAGACGGGAAAACACAAGAGTGATTCTCGCCACAGAAACGCTTCCCGCTCCAGAAGTCAAGAACGCCGTCACAGAAGAGGCTCCAGTTCTCGATCACCCTGCCGGAGAAACTCTTTCCGCTCCCACTCCAGAAGTCATGGCCGCACACACAGAAGAGGCTCCAGTTCTCGATCACCCTGCCGGAGAAACTCTTTCCGCTCCCACTCCAGAAGTCATGGCCGCACACACAGAAGAGGCTCCAGTTCTCGATCACCCTGCCGGAGAAACTCTTTCCACTCCCGCTCCAGAAGTCATGGCCGCACACACAGAAGAGGCTCCAGTTCTCGATCACCCTGCCGGAGAAACTCTTTCCGCTCCCACTCCAGAAGTCATGGCCGGCGTCACAGAAGAGGCTCCAGTTCTCGCTCACCCTGCCGGAGAAACGTTTCCCGTTCCCGCTCCAGAAGTCATGGCCGGCGTCACAGAAGAGGCTCCAGTTCTCGCTCACCCTGCCGGAGAAACGTTTCCCGTTCCCGCTCCAGAAGTCATGGCCGGCGTCACAGAAGAGGCTCCAGTTCTCGCTCACGCTGCCGGAGAAACGCTTCCCGTTCTCGCTCCAGAAGTCATGGCCGGCGTCACAGAAGAGGCTCCAGTTCTCGCTCTCACAGCCCGTATCATCAGCGCCGTAAATCCAGGAGTAGATCAACTTCCACCTCAGACAGTTCTAGCTGTGAGGACAGAAGAGACAGGTGCAGAAGCCCATCCAGGTCTTCCTACAGTTATAGAAAAACCCACAG GTCTCGATCTCGTTCTCCACGGTACGAGAAGTCCACCTCCTGTCTGCCCTCGCCAGGAATGCCTTCTGAGAGACAGCTTTCACCCAAAATCAGCAGCAAGAATCCGCCGTCACCAAGCAGAAGCGGCGAGAAACAAACGTCCGGAGAGACATCGGTTCCTCAGGATGAGAACAGTGCAGAGACACTGGTGAAGAAACTTCTTCAGTCATCAG CTGTCCAGTCTTTGTCAAAGCAGATAGATGTAGAGAGCCTTGTGAAAACTCTGACTCCGGTTTTCCTGGACGAGTTCAACAAGTTAACCTCAACACCCGGATCATCAGAGGCGCCTCAGACTAAAAGCACAGCCAGTTCCCCGCCAAATCACGAG caggaagtcGGAGCAGAAACTCTGAGATCTGCTGACTGCTCAGATCGAAGCGGCCCAG TTTTAGAGCAGAGCGTAAACGCTGCAGCTTCAGGTAATCTGGAGGAaaaggaacaggaagtgacatcaacTAGAAAAAGAGGCCGACCCAGGAAGAAACCCAGAAAGACTCCTG TGAGAAAATCTGCTGGAGTAAAACATGAGAGCTCcgaagaaaacagagaagaagaagaaaccaaaTCACTTCCTGGTGCGTCGCTggattcttcttctgctctgttGGGGGACGTCAAGAAGGAAACGGACGCTGAAGCTGCTGAAG tttTAGATCAGAGTGTGaacgctgcagcagcaggtgagcTGGAGGAAATGGAGGAGAAGGAACGGGAAGTGACATCAATAAGAAAAGGAGGCCGACCCAGGAAGAAACCCAGAAAGACTCCTG TGAgaaaatctgccagaggaaaACCTGAGAACcctgaagaaaacagagaagaagacaAATCACTTCCTGGTGCGTCGCTGGATCCTTCTTATTCTGCTCTATTGGGGGACGTCAAGACGGAGATGGATAATGAAACTGCTGAAG TTTTAGATCAGAGTGTGAACGCTGTAGCAGCAGGTGAGCTGGAGGAAACTGAGCAGacggaacaggaagtgacatcaatAATTAAAAGAGGCCGACCCAGGAAGAAATCCAGAAAGACTCCTG TGAGAAAATCTGCTGGAGGAAAACGTGGGAAccatgaagaaaacagagaagaagaaaccaaaTCACTTCCTGGTGCGTCGCTGGatccttcttcttctgctctatTGGGGGACGTCAAGACGGAGACGCACAATGAAACTGCTGAAG CAGCAAGTGATCTGGAGGAAATGGAGGATacagaacaggaagtggcaTCGACTAAAAAAAGAGGACGATCCGGGAAGAAACCCAGAAAGGCTCCTG TGAGAAAATCTGCTGGAGGAAAACGTGAAAACcctgaagaaaacagagaagaagaaaccaaaTCACTTCCTGGCGCATCGCTGGatccttcttcttctgctctatTGGGGGACGTCAAGACGGAGACGCACAATGAAACTGCTGAAG caggtgatCTGGAGGAAATGGAGGATacagaacaggaagtggcaTCCACTAAAAAAAGAGGACGATCCGGGAAGAAACCCAGAAAGGCTCCTG TGAGAAAATCTGCTGGAGAAAAACCTGAGAACCCTGAAGAAGAAACCAAATCACTTCCTGAGATGGAGGCTGAATGTCCTGACAGACAGAACCTGGATGGACGcttggaggaagaggaggaggatgaaggacGCTGCAGGGCCGACGGAGAAGGTTTGGAAGAGGAGACAATTCCTTTAG tttTAGATCAGAGTGTGaacgctgcagcagcaggtaaTCTGGAGGAAATGGAGGACacggaacaggaagtgacatcaagCAGAAAAAGAGGCCGACCCAGGAAGAAACCCAGAAAGACTCCTG TGAGAAAAtctgctggaggaaaacctgagaaccctgaagaaaacagagaagaagacaAATCACTTCCTGGCGCATCGCTGGatccttcttcttctgctctatTGGGGGACGTCAAGACGGAGTCGGATGATGAAGCTGCTGAAGGTCCAGACAAACAGAACCTGGACAGACGcttggaggaagaggaggaggaggatgaagaag tagcCTGTAAAAAACGAAGGAAGTCTCCTTGTACCGCTGCTGATTTTATCCTGCCACCTTTCAACACAGACATCTCCTTTg GCGAGGAGTTTACTGCTCGTAAACTGGGATATTACTGTTccctctgctctgttttctaCATGCTGAAGAGCAACGAAGAGGACACAcactgctgcagcagaaatCATTACGACAACCTGCTG AAACATTGGCAGATGAAAGAAGAGGAATCTTCACCGCCTCCAAAAAGGAAAACCAGAAGCTCTCGATGA
- the LOC102223231 gene encoding serine/arginine repetitive matrix protein 2-like isoform X5: protein MSSIPQGRGYNDTHRDTTSLAWLSICKQTEKDHNNPSSGCTDRSRSVSGEGVDNRKHPPGSGAAKSPEPGRSDQPKYTTESATEILSRFGLDKDDLGELNAYSEDQITPENLKYILMQISIKKKERAAEKSSESQPTIGLKSDLHKTPIKSNKVIDCGDFGSSVAKKETEKDSTDNSRGKSLVETHKPSEDRLQRCVLKGKSRESEISEQNKMVSPKHKPDETKLYKPLSPKQPDSTSKPSKAEQKSSNRKESKTRIKETTVAGQNKKSPEKKNPEVQTELKCGQQGQDKSVMQTKFKESSFKNDSSCAIVSSKQKPDEPKPCKPLPPKQPESTSKSSKPDKAEQKSSNSKESKTQIKETTVAGQYKKHPEKKIPEVQTELKRGQQGQDKPVIQTKFKGSSSKNEPSHAVISAKQKPGEPKPCKPLPPKQPESTSKSSNPGKAEQKSSNNKESRTRIKETTVAGQNKAELKRGQQGRDKPVIQTKFKGSSCKNEPSHAIIRDCKGISPESFPHYCSICNKESRNVHAWCSHMKTTEHREKCKTLYPDLFCEQQFPRIDSTWRRCQETGKHKSDSRHRNASRSRSQERRHRRGSSSRSPCRRNSFRSHSRSHGRTHRRGSSSRSPCRRNSFRSHSRSHGRTHRRGSSSRSPCRRNSFHSRSRSHGRTHRRGSSSRSPCRRNSFRSHSRSHGRRHRRGSSSRSPCRRNVSRSRSRSHGRRHRRGSSSRSPCRRNVSRSRSRSHGRRHRRGSSSRSRCRRNASRSRSRSHGRRHRRGSSSRSHSPYHQRRKSRSRSTSTSDSSSCEDRRDRCRSPSRSSYSYRKTHRSRSRSPRYEKSTSCLPSPGMPSERQLSPKISSKNPPSPSRSGEKQTSGETSVPQDENSAETLVKKLLQSSAVQSLSKQIDVESLVKTLTPVFLDEFNKLTSTPGSSEAPQTKSTASSPPNHEQEVGAETLRSADCSDRSGPVLEQSVNAAASGNLEEKEQEVTSTRKRGRPRKKPRKTPVRKSAGVKHESSEENREEEETKSLPGASLDSSSALLGDVKKETDAEAAEVLDQSVNAAAAGELEEMEEKEREVTSIRKGGRPRKKPRKTPVRKSARGKPENPEENREEDKSLPGASLDPSYSALLGDVKTEMDNETAEVLDQSVNAVAAGELEETEQTEQEVTSIIKRGRPRKKSRKTPVRKSAGGKRGNHEENREEETKSLPGASLDPSSSALLGDVKTETHNETAEAASDLEEMEDTEQEVASTKKRGRSGKKPRKAPVRKSAGGKRENPEENREEETKSLPGASLDPSSSALLGDVKTETHNETAEAAGDLEEMEDTEQEVASTKKRGRSGKKPRKAPVRKSAGEKPENPEEETKSLPEMEAECPDRQNLDGRLEEEEEDEGRCRADGEGLEEETIPLVLDQSVNAAAAGNLEEMEDTEQEVTSSRKRGRPRKKPRKTPVRKSAGGKPENPEENREEDKSLPGASLDPSSSALLGDVKTESDDEAAEGPDKQNLDRRLEEEEEEDEEACKKRRKSPCTAADFILPPFNTDISFGEEFTARKLGYYCSLCSVFYMLKSNEEDTHCCSRNHYDNLLKHWQMKEEESSPPPKRKTRSSR, encoded by the exons ATGTCTTCAATTCCACAGGGACGTGGCTACAATGATACTCACAGGGACACTACATCCTTGGCCTGGCTTTCAATATGCAAACAGACCGAAAAAGATCACAATAACCCATCTTCTGGCTGCACAGACAGAAGCAGAAGTGTTTCTGGTGAAGGTGTAGACAACAGGAAACATCCTCCAGGTTCAGGTGCTGCTAAATCTCCAGAACCAGGCAGATCGGATCAACCCAAGTACACAACAGAATCAGCTACCGAGATCCTCAGCAGGTTTGGACTCGACAAGGACGACTTGGGAGAGCTCAATGCTTACTCTGAGGATCAGATCACCCCTGAAAACCTGAAATACATCCTGATGCAGATTTCCATTAAGAAGAAGgaaagagctgcagagaaatcCTCTGAATCGCAGCCCACTATTGGTCTAAAGAGTGACTTGCATAAAACTCccataaagtcaaataaagttaTTGATTGCGGTGATTTTGGAAGTAGCGTTGCTAAAAAGGAGACTGAAAAAGATAGCACAGATAACAGTAGAGGTAAGTCACTGGTGGAAACTCACAAACCCAGTGAGGACCGGCTGCAAAGATGTGTGTTAAAGGGCAAAAGCAGAGAGTCTGAGATTAgtgagcaaaataaaatggtttcaCCCAAACATAAACCTGATGAGACTAAACTCTACAAACCTCTTTCTCCAAAGCAACCAGATTCCACATCCAAACCTAGTAAAGCAGAACAGAAGAGTTCCAACAGGAAGGAAAGCAAAACTCGAATAAAAGAAACAACGGTTGCTGGACAGAATAAGAAAAGTCCAGAGAAGAAGAACCCGGAGGTTCAGACTGAGCTGAAGTGTGGACAGCAAGGACAGGATAAGTCAGTGATGCAGACTAAATTTAAGGagtcatcttttaaaaatgattcttcATGCGCCATAGTTTCATCCAAACAGAAACCTGACGAGCCTAAACCCTGCAAACCTCTTCCTCCAAAGCAACCAGAGTCCACATCTAAATCCTCCAAACCTGATAAAGCAGAACAGAAGAGTTCCAACAGCAAGGAAAGCAAAACTCAGATAAAAGAAACAACGGTTGCTGGGCAGTATAAGAAACATCCAGAGAAGAAGATCCCTGAGGTTCAGACTGAGCTGAAACGTGGACAACAAGGACAGGATAAGCCAGTGATCCAGACTAAATTTAAAGGGTCATCTTCTAAAAATGAGCCTTCACACGCTGTAATTTCAGCCAAACAGAAACCTGGTGAGCCTAAACCCTGCAAACCTCTTCCTCCAAAGCAACCAGAGTCCACATCTAAATCCTCCAATCCTGGTAAAGCAGAACAGAAGAGTTCCAACAACAAGGAAAGTAGAACTCGGATAAAAGAAACAACGGTTGCTGGGCAGAATAAGGCTGAGCTGAAGCGCGGACAGCAAGGACGGGATAAGCCAGTGATCCAGACTAAATTTAAGGGGTCATCTTGTAAAAATGAGCCTTCACACGCCATAATTAGAGATTGTAAAGGTATCTCACCAGAATCCTTCCCACATTACTGTTCGATATGCAACAAGGAAAGTCGTAACGTACAT gctTGGTGTTCCCACATGAAGACCACTGAACATCGTGAGAAGTGCAAAACCCT ATACCCAGACTTGTTTTGTGAACAACAATTCCCCAG AATAGACTCAACATGGAGGCGGTGTCAGGAGACGGGAAAACACAAGAGTGATTCTCGCCACAGAAACGCTTCCCGCTCCAGAAGTCAAGAACGCCGTCACAGAAGAGGCTCCAGTTCTCGATCACCCTGCCGGAGAAACTCTTTCCGCTCCCACTCCAGAAGTCATGGCCGCACACACAGAAGAGGCTCCAGTTCTCGATCACCCTGCCGGAGAAACTCTTTCCGCTCCCACTCCAGAAGTCATGGCCGCACACACAGAAGAGGCTCCAGTTCTCGATCACCCTGCCGGAGAAACTCTTTCCACTCCCGCTCCAGAAGTCATGGCCGCACACACAGAAGAGGCTCCAGTTCTCGATCACCCTGCCGGAGAAACTCTTTCCGCTCCCACTCCAGAAGTCATGGCCGGCGTCACAGAAGAGGCTCCAGTTCTCGCTCACCCTGCCGGAGAAACGTTTCCCGTTCCCGCTCCAGAAGTCATGGCCGGCGTCACAGAAGAGGCTCCAGTTCTCGCTCACCCTGCCGGAGAAACGTTTCCCGTTCCCGCTCCAGAAGTCATGGCCGGCGTCACAGAAGAGGCTCCAGTTCTCGCTCACGCTGCCGGAGAAACGCTTCCCGTTCTCGCTCCAGAAGTCATGGCCGGCGTCACAGAAGAGGCTCCAGTTCTCGCTCTCACAGCCCGTATCATCAGCGCCGTAAATCCAGGAGTAGATCAACTTCCACCTCAGACAGTTCTAGCTGTGAGGACAGAAGAGACAGGTGCAGAAGCCCATCCAGGTCTTCCTACAGTTATAGAAAAACCCACAG GTCTCGATCTCGTTCTCCACGGTACGAGAAGTCCACCTCCTGTCTGCCCTCGCCAGGAATGCCTTCTGAGAGACAGCTTTCACCCAAAATCAGCAGCAAGAATCCGCCGTCACCAAGCAGAAGCGGCGAGAAACAAACGTCCGGAGAGACATCGGTTCCTCAGGATGAGAACAGTGCAGAGACACTGGTGAAGAAACTTCTTCAGTCATCAG CTGTCCAGTCTTTGTCAAAGCAGATAGATGTAGAGAGCCTTGTGAAAACTCTGACTCCGGTTTTCCTGGACGAGTTCAACAAGTTAACCTCAACACCCGGATCATCAGAGGCGCCTCAGACTAAAAGCACAGCCAGTTCCCCGCCAAATCACGAG caggaagtcGGAGCAGAAACTCTGAGATCTGCTGACTGCTCAGATCGAAGCGGCCCAG TTTTAGAGCAGAGCGTAAACGCTGCAGCTTCAGGTAATCTGGAGGAaaaggaacaggaagtgacatcaacTAGAAAAAGAGGCCGACCCAGGAAGAAACCCAGAAAGACTCCTG TGAGAAAATCTGCTGGAGTAAAACATGAGAGCTCcgaagaaaacagagaagaagaagaaaccaaaTCACTTCCTGGTGCGTCGCTggattcttcttctgctctgttGGGGGACGTCAAGAAGGAAACGGACGCTGAAGCTGCTGAAG tttTAGATCAGAGTGTGaacgctgcagcagcaggtgagcTGGAGGAAATGGAGGAGAAGGAACGGGAAGTGACATCAATAAGAAAAGGAGGCCGACCCAGGAAGAAACCCAGAAAGACTCCTG TGAgaaaatctgccagaggaaaACCTGAGAACcctgaagaaaacagagaagaagacaAATCACTTCCTGGTGCGTCGCTGGATCCTTCTTATTCTGCTCTATTGGGGGACGTCAAGACGGAGATGGATAATGAAACTGCTGAAG TTTTAGATCAGAGTGTGAACGCTGTAGCAGCAGGTGAGCTGGAGGAAACTGAGCAGacggaacaggaagtgacatcaatAATTAAAAGAGGCCGACCCAGGAAGAAATCCAGAAAGACTCCTG TGAGAAAATCTGCTGGAGGAAAACGTGGGAAccatgaagaaaacagagaagaagaaaccaaaTCACTTCCTGGTGCGTCGCTGGatccttcttcttctgctctatTGGGGGACGTCAAGACGGAGACGCACAATGAAACTGCTGAAG CAGCAAGTGATCTGGAGGAAATGGAGGATacagaacaggaagtggcaTCGACTAAAAAAAGAGGACGATCCGGGAAGAAACCCAGAAAGGCTCCTG TGAGAAAATCTGCTGGAGGAAAACGTGAAAACcctgaagaaaacagagaagaagaaaccaaaTCACTTCCTGGCGCATCGCTGGatccttcttcttctgctctatTGGGGGACGTCAAGACGGAGACGCACAATGAAACTGCTGAAG cagcaggtgatCTGGAGGAAATGGAGGATacagaacaggaagtggcaTCCACTAAAAAAAGAGGACGATCCGGGAAGAAACCCAGAAAGGCTCCTG TGAGAAAATCTGCTGGAGAAAAACCTGAGAACCCTGAAGAAGAAACCAAATCACTTCCTGAGATGGAGGCTGAATGTCCTGACAGACAGAACCTGGATGGACGcttggaggaagaggaggaggatgaaggacGCTGCAGGGCCGACGGAGAAGGTTTGGAAGAGGAGACAATTCCTTTAG tttTAGATCAGAGTGTGaacgctgcagcagcaggtaaTCTGGAGGAAATGGAGGACacggaacaggaagtgacatcaagCAGAAAAAGAGGCCGACCCAGGAAGAAACCCAGAAAGACTCCTG TGAGAAAAtctgctggaggaaaacctgagaaccctgaagaaaacagagaagaagacaAATCACTTCCTGGCGCATCGCTGGatccttcttcttctgctctatTGGGGGACGTCAAGACGGAGTCGGATGATGAAGCTGCTGAAGGTCCAGACAAACAGAACCTGGACAGACGcttggaggaagaggaggaggaggatgaagaag cCTGTAAAAAACGAAGGAAGTCTCCTTGTACCGCTGCTGATTTTATCCTGCCACCTTTCAACACAGACATCTCCTTTg GCGAGGAGTTTACTGCTCGTAAACTGGGATATTACTGTTccctctgctctgttttctaCATGCTGAAGAGCAACGAAGAGGACACAcactgctgcagcagaaatCATTACGACAACCTGCTG AAACATTGGCAGATGAAAGAAGAGGAATCTTCACCGCCTCCAAAAAGGAAAACCAGAAGCTCTCGATGA